From Nitrosopumilus zosterae, the proteins below share one genomic window:
- a CDS encoding CoA-binding protein → MEQDKHTDEQIHNFLSMRRVAVIGMSKDSSKAAHYVPKYLLENGYDITPVNPTSVEILGKKCYDSVSKIDGDIDIVDIFRPSDQVLPVIQDAIKKKPKVIWLQEGIHNSEAENMARKEGIDVVFNRCMLAEHQRLMK, encoded by the coding sequence ATGGAACAAGATAAACACACTGATGAGCAAATCCATAATTTTCTCTCCATGAGAAGAGTTGCAGTAATTGGCATGTCTAAAGATTCTTCAAAAGCTGCACACTATGTCCCAAAATATCTCTTGGAAAATGGATATGATATAACACCTGTAAATCCCACTTCTGTTGAAATATTGGGTAAAAAATGCTATGATTCTGTTTCAAAAATCGATGGTGATATTGACATTGTAGATATATTCAGACCATCAGATCAGGTTTTGCCTGTGATTCAAGATGCGATAAAGAAAAAACCCAAAGTAATTTGGTTACAAGAAGGAATCCATAATTCTGAAGCGGAAAACATGGCAAGAAAAGAAGGAATAGATGTTGTATTCAATAGATGCATGTTGGCAGAACATCAGAGACTAATGAAATGA